A segment of the Crassostrea angulata isolate pt1a10 chromosome 10, ASM2561291v2, whole genome shotgun sequence genome:
TAGGGACACAGCCTCCACAGTAAAGGTGTCAGTCTAAACACAAACCGGAGATAAACAGTTTATTGACAGTACTTGTGCACAGCTCTGCACTTATTGATTGTAACTTAAATATAAGATGATACATTCAGAGAGAAATAACTGGCAATATCATAACACTCTAACAGATGTAACAATCGTGAAGTATCAGTTCAGCCCATGCTTGGACTATGACATAGTAAATCTTTGATACAAGTCTGGAAGGACCTACTTTGCCCTGTTGGAAACAGCCCTTGCTGGGAGAGTAGAGCTGTCGGACCCCTGTGTCGCCACGGTCACCATACATCGTCATGTACACGTTGGCCTCTGTGCAAGCCCCCCACAGGTTTCCTGTGGTCACGTGAACACTGTACCGCACCACTgtaaaccaaaaaacaaacgTAAAATCATTCCTTACAGCATTAGTTCAGTTCTGTCATAAACCAGGCACTCTTGCTCTACAACCTGGCAGGATTGGTTCTCCTTTTCTGACGGCAGGAAGCTCGCgacaaatttcaaagtcatCTTCATCTCGCGCAAGCCAGCGACGACAGGTGAAGGTCAGCTCCTCATCTGTGTCCTTGTCACTCATCTTGACCTGGACAAAATAAGAACAGGTAAGGCATGGAATGATGGTGATATGGAAGAGGCAGGGGGGACTTTTGTGCTTCCTTAATAGCTCTATCACATCTGTAAGATATAAATACTGGGGCAAATGTAAGTACTAGAACTGACAAACATTATACCTCATCACATAGCCAGCCTGGAGAATCGCCAGAATTGTCATGACTGATTCGGATCTTGTAAATCTCTCCCACATTTCCTACAGAAATCTACAAAACACAAGACAAGACTTGCATATTAATATCCAAGCTTATAAATCATTGCAATACCTGCATTATACCTCATATTAATACTGCTTACATCAAACTCGTCTGTGCTGCCCGATTTGAAGTTGCTGCCATCCCCGCTGCCGAGAGAGATGGGTCCTGAGTTGCCCTTGTGACCGTACACTGTGATGGTGACCTGAGCCTGTGTCGAGGCGGAGGCGTGTCCATTCGTCTTAATACTCACCTTCCACTCTCCCTCTGAAAGAATCAAAATATCACTGTAATTACCCTGCTTGAACTTCCAAAAAGAAATAGGTTGActagtttttaaagaaaactcaTGTAACATTCGCTGTATcctttattagaaaaaaatcccTTATTCTACAAAAGGCAAATGACTTAAAACTAAAAACCTTTTTCTTTATTCCAAAATTTTCACTCACTTGTATTGGTCATGCGGTTTCTCTTCACTTTCATACGTTTTGCAATAGAGTCTGAGCCTCTTGTATTCAGGGACACACGTGACATAATTCTGGGGGTGGCGTAGTACCCTCCCCCATCCATGTGTCTGAAAGGCTCTGGCCCACAACACACCAAGGTGTCTGGACCCAGAAACAGTTGATTCAGCCCTCCAACCTACAATTATATCCCCATGAGTTACAAGTATTGATCAACTGATGACTGATGCAATTCCTGTCACGGCATCAATTTGCTGACATTGCTAATTTAAACCCTCACGCATACATTCATCAGTTACTGTACCTTATTTCATATCATTCATGCACTGATGACAGACTTTGACAAGTTGACAAAAGTAATAGACACAAAGGCATCAGATTCAAATTCATGACTTACCCTTTTCCCCTCTGTTGTACACAACTTTCTGACGGCAAACTTGAACATCTCACTGAGATCGTGTAACACTTGTTCGTACTGCTGCGCAGTCCTGCGGTTTAACAGCACTACGTGCCTGTAGGTGGGGTCTCCATTCTTCAGGACCGTAATCTTCTTTGGCTGGCTCTTGTTGTACACAGTAGCCATGTCATATGGCTTCTTGGACTTTTTAAAACGAGGCTCCTTAAAATCAACCTCTTCCCTAAGGATCTGGTTCAGCACCCGCCGACCACTAGGAGGCCTGGCGTAGTGCCACACATCACGACCACCAACGCGATTCATGTCTAATCCATGAACCATCACTCGACTGgaagaacaaacatattttcCCTCATGTGTCAGCGCGTCCAGGTTTGATATCCTGGTGCGACCGGTAGGTGTGGTGATTGATCTCACCCCAAAACCCAGGCCAGGAATTTTACGAGATAGCTCTAAACACAGTGTGTCAAATTTTTTGTATTTGCGAGGATTGAGTGCAATTTTGACCCCTGGAAAACGATAGTCCTCATCTTTGTAGAAGAAGCAGGTTTTGGTGTCATTGCCGGCAGTCATTGAGCTGCGTAAGTTGGCCGTATCTTCCTTCTCGTTTCCCATCTCCACTACGCTCCTACTGTCTGTACCTACATGTTTGGGCTTCTTTCTCTCTGTGGGGGGCTTTGCGTCTTTGGTCTCAGCTTTTTGTCCCCTCTTTGGGTTTCGGCCTTTAGTTTCATCTCCACCATCAGCTGCTATAAATTTTTTCTCATCTGGTTTCTTGGTGTCTTTTGTTGTCTTATCCATTGTCTgagaaaaaatcaattcataCATAGTTACCATCACTATAAAAAgcataatgtaaatattaacaGATGGGTTTCATTTATGTGCTGATTGATAAAGAGGAAAAGATCAGGATATTGGGATCAATATGTTGATTTTCGAGCTCTAAAATAAACTCCTCAATAGACTTTTCACTTAAATTGTTCTGGTTGTAATTTACAGACAGAAGTGGTTGGTTTCATTGTCAGAGGAGCATGTGATATCATCTAATTGTGTcacaaaagagaaaaatatgCACCTTATCCATTATTCACTTGTTGGACTGTTGTAAAATCAAACAAGTcattcaacaaaatcaatatgTAATGCATACCTATtgtgtttcatttttaaaatgagataaaggcatacaattaaaaaatgaaagagaTTGTTTTGGGCTGAATGGTAAGCTGAAACGAAACTTGATTTGTTCCAATCTTCTGGCAGTATGATATCTTATGcatattaaagataaaaaaaaattgatcatatCTCCACCATATGTGTacatcatctataaaacatatgAACTTTGTAACATTTTAGTTCATGATATTTATAGAATGTGTAGTGAGAGATTTTATTCTTCCTGATAATATACTTGTGGTAAAGAACCGTACTATTTTAAACATGTCACATTCATTGTTTGTAAATTCTGGATAAGGAATGAATTAAGTTCTGAACAGCGCTTTGATGATTTCTAGTCACGAGCTCTACCACTAATCTAACAGACTGTATCCTCTGTCCATTTAGCCCAAGCTTCTACAATTATCATCATGTGATGCagtacatatataatttttctaGTGTAGGCctatatatttgttattatgtacagattttaaaacatatacaaaAGTAAATAGGTCTAGTATATATGCAACGTGCAGAAACAAGGTGTCTAATTACCGTTACAGTTTAATGGTGTATTCTCTTGTTATACTCTGTAAATGAAAACATCTATAACGTATGCAACATAACGttatatacatgttatacaGAGTAACGTTATCTGGACATAGACAAAATCCAGCGGTGTCGTATTGGCAACTGTATTAACAAAACCAAATAAATATCTAAGATGTGCGATAAACATTATACTAACTTACGGTCCTCTAGATCAATACACAGAGTTCCATGCTTATACGAAAACTGTCAATATCTCTTCAGCTAAGACATGCTCGATGAAAGCTCGTTTCTAATCACGTGACTTTTCAAAACAAACACCTGCTAGTTACATTTCATAGAGAAATCACCCGCATTGCATGGTTCTTAATAAACTCTGTAACAAAATATTCACGTTTTCTGTTGATATTAAGTATCTCTTTCAAAAGACATCCAAGTACAGCCCCAATAATGAAACGGAACAAACGAGAAGTTAGCGATATTTCATAAAGTGGCTTGGTAGCAACAACATGGCCGTCACTCTCTCAGATTTGGTTGTCAAAAGTATATCCAACTTACCAGTGAGTTTGATCAATTATGATTAATTTTCTTATTCCAAAGTAATTCCAATCTTTAACGagtattttgataaaactaGAGAACACAGAACACGAAGTAATGTGTGTTTCAgacacaattacatgtatttatttcgaATATTCTCTGTTTTATCACATTGTATAATTGTTACAGCTATATAATGCTCGCATTTTATTGCTGGCTTTAAGACACTATGAATCAGATATGTTATGGTTTTCAAGAGCTGGCCATCTCATGATGCTGAAATAACACCGGTGAATTTTTAATGTTCACGTTtatatagtttatatatatagcCTTGTACtggtttaaatataaaacagtaGTATACCACCACATCTAAACATTTCCTTACTTTGTATTTACAGAAGAATGAGGGTAAGGCGTTTTTGGCCAGTCAGTTGAAGCTGACATGCCTAGATGACGATGATAATCTAAGGAATGCTATTTATGTAGACTTTCTGTACGACAACTTAATGTTTGCTGTAGAGAAAGGATTTACATGGAGACAAGTGTGTACAGTGGTGACTTTTTGTGATGGAATTCTTAAAGACTCAAAAGGTATAATAACAGTAGTAACTCCATACCTCCCAGCATCAACACACATCATTTGTATCTGTGTGGTGGTAATCACTatgttaatttctttttctgatTTCACGGTTCTTGACTTCTTGTTGCAGACAAAGACATCACAGATGCCCTACAGTTTCTTAAACTTCAGTCTTTTGAGTTGGCAGATGTACTTGGTCAAAGAAATTTTCCTATTTACACAGACTTTGTATTCCAGACCTATCTCAGAcactttaaactgtttaaatatGTGTTTACACAAGAAAGAGACATTTTGAAGCCTACTGTGTCCCTACGAGTTGAGACTCCCGCTGACCCGGGCAGCATGAAACAGAGCAAGCCTGAGCTTGTGTGGGAGTATGAGAAACAGTACGAGAACATACAGAGGGAGGAAGCTGAGCATGCCAACAAACGACTAGAGGAGAAAGCCAAAACTTTGGAAACTGCAGAGAAACAAGCGAAAGAACGACTGGATAAAATAAGTGGGGTTCAGGAGCCCCTCTCTAAGGAGGTAAGTGTACAGTCATCAGACGTCGACAGTATGTACAAAAACTGATTAGGAATTAGAAGTAATAAAAGTACCAGTACTTGGAATAAtacatcaaaaataaatcagaCAGCTCATGTAGAGGTCAAATAAGTAGGCAAAAATAACAATGTTAACAGGTGTGTGAATATCTGTCAAATGTCAGGTTTTCATGCTCAGTGGTCAGAGTGCTGCATGGCGCTGTTTGCCAGGGGCCCTTGGTCCTACCCTTTTGACTTATTTACCACTTGATACAAAAGTACTCCATTTCTCATAGTTTCTGTTATTAAAAGCTACATGTTTTTAAAGTCAACTGTGATATAAAGTACCTTCAGTATCCCAAACATTGATAACCAGAAAACCAAACTAGAACTgccctaatgggactaatacccccgctaggctaatttcaaatgggacaaataattgaattgaataataattaaggtttggaacacatataaaaaaaaaaatttagaaatgtaaaaaaaaaaaaaaatagttaacaaagaaaaattaaaatcaaaattgtcagaatttcactgtaaatacatatctataacagtaatacatttacaaatgtatgtatttgatgatatatttttttttaatttaattgatttaaagaaaaaccaacaaaatgacaataacccctccctttgcagtgaatagaaataccggtagccattttagcaatgctcttctgttgataaaactttcaatatctttctaataagagtcttgacagatgcaattagttgtttcaaattttcctcactttctcctatggcacaattgaactccatatcagaaaattgatcccataggactatgattttctttgatgagcttgttaaatttaataaactcccaaaacattaccataattaccatactatgtaaaaatatgtaaaaaagaaaatttaatattacaaacaattttaaaattgccaaaacactacaatcatatcagtaattttgaatttcatttaaattaatgcccaatagggtcacttcatcaaattacttgacaaataaatttaaacaacctctaaaaatagtttaacttcttcattaataattatattatttatttccttataatgatataccttttggtttacatgaaacagttttaaaatagccccaaaaccatcacccattttacagattatcaatttcccctaaacacatgctccatctgaaccatggctcagataatggctcccttgggacaaatgaattcagccacacttgtctttgatgttctcattagctcctaagaatttatcattgacaaacaaaaactttgcattgtcagttgatagaatacttataaaaaataattttttttttattaattaagacataaagacaaaaaactccacctggatgtatttatataaatatattttagagtgttttctattaattaattaataaaatctgtaaggattacctcccttacttttcaacatttgtgtacaatatatagaataaggaaaatgaaaactgtcataaaatcattaaatcttgtctgatcttaaaaaaaattgcaggtgcacatcttcagatggttttcaacatatgtacaaattttcaaactgttccatgcagtaataaaaaattctataggggggacaaagttgcgtctacagacagacggacagacggacagacagacagacggacggacggacagacggacagggtgaaaccaatatacccccctaaacttcgtttgcgggggtataacaAGAAATGAGTTTGAGTCCCAAACAGTTTCTTAATGTATTCAAACTTCTAAATCTTGGATCTCTTGGATATCCCAGAGACTTTGTCCTGTCTACAGTTTAAAAATCGACCAAGTTTggctgtacatgtatcaatatcttTCTATTCTAAACATGAagttttggttttatttaaactataataaaacaatttgaaatggtttcatatataaatgttttgtatCTATCTGTACATCAATCAATGAAGCTTGGTTTACCTTCAGAAAGTGGGCGAGTTAATCCAGGAGATCATTGGTTCCTACTCCTCCCTCGTCGTGGAGAAGGTCAAGTGTAACATCGCCGACGTACAGGAGGACCTCGAGTTCAAGCTGGCCAGGACCAGATTACCGCGGCCGCAGGCATTAGGTATCCGTCTGGTTCATCATCGTGTAAAAGTAAAGTCTCGTTGCACATGGAAAAAGAGACTTAACTCCTTTCTCATTACCACTCATATTACATACTAGGGCTTTCAGTGAGGTGAATTACTCATTTGAAGaggctttttaaaaattacttaatTCCATTAGTTTTTGCCAATTATCAGTATATAATTTGAAGCTGCTAATTCTTATCATTGAAATGATGAAAATCTTCTCCTGTTTCCCCTTACTGAAAGCCCCGACTTCCAGTTTCTCCCAGTCTGATAATCTCGTGTTCTTTTGTAGGCCCTCCACCAAGATTTAACCTGAAGCCCAAAACGCCAGTACCAACACCCAAGAAAACGCCCCCAAAGAGCCCCAAAAGTGAGCGCAAGAAGTCTGGCAATTCTCGATCCAAAAGTCGAAATAAGTAACCCATTtggataacattattttggaAGTACATTCTTTAACTATTGCTCTGATTATCTGGAATGTTAACGATGATACAGTCATTAAAAAACTTGTCTTAATATTGCATCCATCATCTTGTTGAAATATTGTAACTTCATAAActtacatacacatgtatatataacaaaataaattatttataatggcAGTGGTTTTCAGTAGTTTGTCATGATAGCCACACTATAATAATACATCATTTGGCATGCCTATAGCTTTCAGTATTGACTTCTACTTGGCTGGTACCTTGCAGTGAGAAGATAAGTCTTGGATGTTAAAATATACTGTCTGTTTGTACACCAGACAATGAGTTTCTTTGAACCCCTAATGTAGATCACTAAGTAAGGATATAAAATAACCCAATAGAAGGCCATGTTTCTGAGgaatttcaatataaatattcataataaatttGACTAATAAGTAATCTTGATTAATCAACttcttaaggtcagacgacatgtTCCtcaatttttaataacatttttaaggaatttgttaatggtttactacttctctgacaagctttcttgcaaaaaattaggataccttaccaggcatttctacAAAACACTAGAGAATGCAATTTCctataaaatcttcttaaaaatccacttgaattgctgatataaaaataaataaataatacagcacagtgaaattcactatattgggccgggctttgaactcacaacCTCTAGAACCTACGCTCCTGGCAGAGAGCGGCCACATCTCTAACCACTAAGCCATCTAGGAATACATCCAtacacaaataaattttaatcattttaaaaatcatttgcattataaaaataataatttttattggaactctttattacgaggagatacaaaaaagatgctcgaggaacgtgtcgtctgaccttaaggtgatgaaaaaaatgaaagtactATTTAAAACGATTTGTCTTCTGTATTCACAAAAGGGTTCAAAATCGGAAAATATGCAAATGTTGAATGCTTTGCTATAAGGATAAGCAGTAATGTATTCCAGGTTTTGGCcagcaattttgttttaatatcaatCTACGCAAGCGAATCAAATGGGTCTGTTTTGATCAGATTGGGAGTTCCATAATCCCTACAATAGCTCTGCAGAAATACAACAAAGCACAGAGTTTGAATTTCCAGGATTTATTTTCTAAGGTCCACATGAGTCACAGAGGGTCTTCACTGACAATGGCAGTCTATAAATAGTCACTTAGTTCAGATCTTGATCAAAACTCGAAGCGGAAATCAAAGTAACTGGGATCAAAATAGTGAACTCTGACATAGCCGTCCTCTCCTCCACTGCTGTAACTGTGgatgcaaaaaataaatctgtACAGTATTCATTAACAATGACGTCAATTAATAGCAATAAACGAAAATAAAGGATTCGTATCAATTCTATCATTTTACATAATGAGTTTTGACAAATAACCCCAAGTTAAACATCCTCAACTTATTTATGAACTGATAGGTACAAAGATGACATAGTCTGAACCTACTCATCATTATATTTACTATATCTAACACTTCACATATTGCTGATAGAGACGCTTTACCTTTTGCCATCTGGATGAAATGCTGTACTGTTGATTGGACCAAAATGACCTTTGACCCTCCCAAATTCCTCCTCAAACACGAGATGGTAGAACCGGGCATCGAATTTGCCAACTTTGGTGGATGTGGTGGTGACATCCATAGCTTCCTGACCACCACCCAGCAccacctgttaaaaaaaaaaacggtcaAGGTTACAGTCATGCTTCCATTGCtgtaactgtacatttataATGAGATTCAATTAAACAACTCTTGAAACCAACCCTCTTAAAATATAACAAGATTTTCATGGGACAGTTTACTCATTATAAACCATGATTAGTATAAATTAGGTAgctattgagttcattccttataatttaattttctgcaaTTAACTGTAGAAAAAGATctgttatttgatttttaagatgACATTTAATTGTACAATATTCAAAAGTAACATCAGGCTTTAATACATTTTGACTTTAGTCTTATGTAACAAAGGCAACATTCTTTACATGATATATAGAGTAATTtttcagccaatcagaaagcatGTTTCAAccaatattaaatgaaatcagAAATGAACAGAAGACTACCAAATTACTGACATGGTCATAGATAGGCGATAAGGAGGCCGAGTTGACGGGTCGCTCTGTCTTGTAGGTCTTCATGTGGCCAAGTGTCGCCGTCTCAAACAactgaaataagaaataaaattacacaattttcaaaattaataaattagtaCAATGgtgaaaattgatttcaaaaagtTTTGTGGGTCACAAAAAGCAGGTCTATCACTGAATCTATTCGGTATATAATGTGTAGCTGCTTTGTTCAAATTTTTGTTCAGTAAGTAACCTTCAACCATTCGTTATTGAGCCCTCAAACTGTAAATATTACTGCACATATCTTCCTTAGATACTTAAATTTCTGTAAGCATAACAATCCacgtaaataaataaagaacatGTGATCTGGCAGACTAAAACATTGTATGTTGAGAACATCAAAGGTTAGTCCAAAAGTACCTGCTAGTTTGTTGCTATCTTAGGACAGTTTTCAagcatactgtatacagggttatttttgccccgtgtaatttttgccccgtgtaattttcgcccttctaccaTTGCAATGAGTTTCACCCTGTCTTGAATTtgccagacacagttgtgtttaaagagagataatttgacaGATTACAACTCGCTCAATCTTAAATTTGCCTGCTTACAACAAGGGtaaaaggggcgaaaataaaaagGCGGCAAATATTTCCTTGTTTACCGTAATTCACAAACTTTTCTGAAACTTTGTTTCTTCACACTATGTGacttaaattttaatgaatgaaTATTTCACATAATATAAGGGTTATTTCTGCAAGGACTGTAGCCAAATGAATCGGTATTTATAATGCATGTTCCACTGAAAGTCAAGGGTAAAACGAAAGGAGTAGCATTTAATTACCACAGCATAGGATGGGATGAAGGAATGCAAGCAAAAAGAGTATTATAATGAGATGAAACCTTTACGGTTCAAGTCCAGTGCATGAATTTACACAGGCGTATA
Coding sequences within it:
- the LOC128167856 gene encoding uncharacterized protein C8orf74 homolog, which encodes MAVTLSDLVVKSISNLPKNEGKAFLASQLKLTCLDDDDNLRNAIYVDFLYDNLMFAVEKGFTWRQVCTVVTFCDGILKDSKDKDITDALQFLKLQSFELADVLGQRNFPIYTDFVFQTYLRHFKLFKYVFTQERDILKPTVSLRVETPADPGSMKQSKPELVWEYEKQYENIQREEAEHANKRLEEKAKTLETAEKQAKERLDKISGVQEPLSKEKVGELIQEIIGSYSSLVVEKVKCNIADVQEDLEFKLARTRLPRPQALGPPPRFNLKPKTPVPTPKKTPPKSPKSERKKSGNSRSKSRNK